In a single window of the Hydrogenobaculum sp. 3684 genome:
- a CDS encoding efflux RND transporter periplasmic adaptor subunit produces the protein MKIKVFKGALLSGLVCLAFTSCNNSNTPSNTTNQNEAKSSEISNIKIVKVKVSTFTKTIKLPGTVKSSPNGVVNVTSSVNGVIERVLVNIGQNVHIGQPLFLVKSADVANLYSNYLQAKAQYELAKKTYELTKKLYEIGSMSKFDLDNAIANLKSSKALMDGYYAQMRIIGLKGGGSYVMTKYITSPADGVVAKLNIHPGEKIIVDPYTPLATIVDTSHVMVEADAFSKDIRFIKPGQEVDITTSSYPGIDFKGKVFYVGDIVDPNTRTYKVYIRVKNIHNLLKPNMFVNVKIMPNSVNAIAIPQSALIFDNNKFYVLKYENGKYKKTEVKVYQVKDGTAYIKSGLNEGDSIVASGSLLIKGSIGGE, from the coding sequence ATGAAGATTAAAGTTTTTAAAGGTGCTTTGTTATCTGGTTTGGTTTGTTTGGCTTTTACTAGTTGCAACAATTCAAATACTCCAAGTAACACTACAAATCAAAATGAAGCGAAATCCTCAGAGATTAGCAATATAAAAATAGTAAAAGTAAAAGTTTCTACCTTTACAAAAACCATAAAACTCCCAGGCACTGTAAAATCTTCTCCAAATGGGGTCGTAAACGTTACTTCATCCGTAAACGGTGTCATAGAAAGGGTGCTTGTAAATATAGGCCAAAATGTCCATATAGGACAGCCTCTTTTCTTGGTAAAATCTGCTGATGTGGCTAACCTATATTCAAATTATCTTCAAGCAAAAGCCCAATACGAGCTTGCTAAAAAAACTTACGAGCTTACTAAAAAGCTTTACGAAATTGGTTCTATGTCAAAGTTTGATCTTGATAACGCTATAGCAAATCTAAAATCTTCCAAAGCCCTCATGGATGGATACTATGCCCAAATGCGTATAATAGGTTTAAAAGGTGGTGGTTCTTACGTAATGACAAAATATATTACAAGTCCAGCCGATGGGGTTGTAGCAAAATTAAACATACACCCCGGTGAAAAAATCATCGTAGATCCATACACGCCACTTGCTACAATAGTAGATACATCCCATGTGATGGTAGAAGCAGATGCTTTTAGTAAAGACATAAGGTTTATAAAACCTGGACAAGAAGTGGATATCACAACATCTTCTTATCCAGGAATAGACTTCAAAGGTAAGGTATTTTACGTAGGGGATATAGTAGATCCAAACACAAGGACTTACAAGGTTTATATAAGGGTTAAAAACATACATAACCTTTTAAAACCAAACATGTTTGTAAATGTAAAGATCATGCCAAATTCTGTAAATGCAATAGCAATACCTCAAAGCGCTTTAATATTTGACAACAACAAATTTTATGTTTTAAAGTATGAAAATGGAAAGTATAAAAAAACAGAAGTAAAAGTATATCAAGTAAAAGATGGCACAGCGTATATAAAAAGTGGTCTTAACGAAGGTGATAGTATAGTGGCCTCCGGAAGTCTTTTGATAAAGGGTTCTATAGGAGGAGAGTAA
- a CDS encoding AMP-binding protein, with protein sequence MFLRFYDKTAFIYKGKNISYKELIDKAEFYSAAIDIIPGDRVVIFSENKPEWAYALFGIWRRGGIAVPIDHMASEDEVAFIIQDARPTYAFVSSDLKYTFAKAVKRHRYKVEVIDIEDFIPFQDPKEPITNISEDIALILYTSGTTGQPKGVMLTFGNLQSNIEAIAKENIASSKDVTIALLPFHHAYPLMVSLLVPIYLGATIIFSENLSSSSLVNLIVANKVTALIGVPKLYKILHDKIFGEINNIPVAKKLFSFVDFVGSPKLGKIIFKKVHKSFGGNLKYFISGGAKLDPNIAHDLYMLGFDVLEGYGLTETSPIVSFNVPGSIKIGSVGKPIPGVEVKIAEDGEVLVKGKNVMKGYWQRPDLTNEAIKDGWFYTGDIGYLDEDGYLYIIGRKKELIVLENGKKVIPEEIENLILSKSDIVKEVAVIEQNGHLHAIIVPNFELVKEKGILNLREYITWEVIDKVNRELPSYKNITDFSIREEELPKTRLGKIKRFLLKAQDNVPLKAKEQTYKEEEEKKPIGILTEQEGILLDYLRRYKSDISPKDHIEIDLGLDSLDKVELLSFLDKTFGIQIPEKELSKYLSVEQLMSLVLDKEAKQTKEVNWHDILSETAPAETLEYKDEVLVYGSYLLRQIFKVYFRFQVEGLPNLPKENPFIIAPNHASYLDGFLIAASLPKELIKDTYFVGAKEYFEGKIGDIIAKHFHVIPVDTQSSVKETLIKSAAILKSKKNLVIFPEGARTRNGKLLPFKKGVAILSKELKVPIVPTAIKGSYEAMKIGDIFPKPKKIVVRYGWPLLYYEFSYDEIIGRLEEAVQSLLNLP encoded by the coding sequence ATGTTTTTAAGATTTTACGATAAAACCGCTTTTATATATAAGGGTAAAAACATATCTTACAAAGAGTTAATAGACAAAGCAGAATTTTACAGTGCAGCTATAGATATAATACCAGGAGATAGAGTTGTCATATTCTCTGAGAACAAACCAGAATGGGCTTATGCTCTTTTTGGTATATGGAGAAGAGGAGGCATAGCGGTGCCCATAGACCATATGGCTTCCGAAGATGAAGTGGCGTTTATTATTCAAGATGCAAGACCAACTTATGCTTTTGTGTCAAGTGATCTCAAATATACTTTTGCAAAAGCCGTAAAAAGGCATAGATATAAGGTAGAGGTCATAGATATAGAAGATTTTATACCTTTCCAAGATCCTAAAGAGCCCATCACAAACATTTCTGAAGATATAGCTCTTATTCTTTATACCTCTGGCACCACCGGACAACCTAAAGGTGTTATGCTTACATTTGGAAACCTTCAATCTAACATAGAGGCTATAGCTAAAGAAAACATAGCTTCTTCAAAAGACGTTACAATAGCTCTTCTTCCATTTCACCACGCTTATCCTCTCATGGTATCTTTATTGGTGCCAATTTATCTTGGAGCTACAATTATATTTAGCGAAAACCTTTCTTCTAGTTCGTTGGTAAATTTAATCGTTGCCAACAAAGTAACTGCTCTTATTGGGGTACCAAAGCTTTACAAAATATTACACGACAAAATATTTGGAGAGATAAACAATATTCCTGTAGCAAAAAAGTTGTTTTCCTTTGTAGATTTTGTTGGTAGTCCAAAGCTTGGTAAGATTATTTTTAAAAAAGTTCACAAAAGCTTTGGAGGTAATCTCAAATATTTTATAAGTGGCGGGGCTAAATTAGATCCAAATATAGCACATGATCTTTATATGCTTGGGTTTGATGTATTGGAAGGGTATGGTCTTACTGAGACATCGCCTATAGTAAGCTTCAATGTACCTGGCAGTATAAAAATAGGCTCTGTTGGAAAACCTATTCCTGGGGTAGAAGTGAAAATAGCAGAAGATGGCGAGGTTTTGGTAAAAGGAAAAAATGTTATGAAAGGTTATTGGCAAAGACCTGACCTTACAAACGAAGCTATAAAAGATGGCTGGTTTTATACTGGTGATATAGGTTACCTAGATGAGGATGGTTATCTTTACATAATAGGTAGGAAAAAAGAACTTATAGTGCTTGAAAACGGCAAAAAAGTAATACCAGAAGAAATTGAAAACCTTATTCTTTCCAAAAGCGATATAGTAAAAGAGGTGGCTGTTATAGAACAAAATGGACATCTACATGCCATAATAGTACCAAATTTTGAGTTGGTAAAAGAAAAAGGTATATTAAATCTAAGAGAATATATAACTTGGGAAGTGATTGACAAGGTAAACCGTGAATTGCCTTCTTACAAAAATATAACTGATTTTAGCATAAGAGAAGAAGAGCTCCCAAAAACAAGACTTGGAAAGATAAAAAGGTTTTTGTTAAAAGCCCAAGACAACGTACCATTAAAAGCTAAAGAGCAAACTTATAAAGAAGAAGAAGAAAAAAAACCTATTGGTATATTGACAGAACAAGAAGGAATATTGCTTGATTATCTAAGAAGATACAAAAGCGATATATCTCCTAAAGACCACATAGAGATAGATCTTGGTTTAGATTCTTTGGATAAGGTGGAGCTTTTAAGCTTTTTAGACAAAACCTTTGGTATACAAATACCAGAAAAAGAACTCTCTAAATATTTATCTGTAGAGCAACTAATGAGCTTGGTATTAGACAAAGAAGCTAAACAAACAAAAGAAGTAAACTGGCATGACATACTAAGCGAAACCGCTCCTGCTGAAACCTTAGAATACAAAGACGAAGTTTTAGTATACGGTTCTTATTTGCTAAGACAAATTTTTAAAGTCTATTTTAGGTTTCAAGTGGAAGGCTTACCAAATCTCCCAAAAGAAAATCCATTTATTATAGCACCAAATCACGCTAGTTATTTAGATGGGTTTTTAATAGCAGCTTCCTTACCAAAAGAACTAATAAAAGATACATATTTTGTAGGAGCAAAAGAATACTTTGAAGGCAAAATTGGAGATATCATTGCCAAACATTTTCATGTTATACCAGTAGATACCCAATCAAGTGTCAAAGAAACACTTATAAAATCTGCAGCTATTTTAAAAAGCAAGAAAAATTTAGTTATATTTCCAGAAGGAGCTAGAACTAGAAACGGTAAACTACTTCCCTTTAAAAAAGGTGTTGCTATATTGAGCAAAGAACTTAAAGTACCTATTGTCCCAACGGCCATAAAAGGGTCTTACGAGGCTATGAAGATAGGTGATATATTTCCAAAACCCAAAAAGATCGTTGTAAGGTATGGATGGCCTCTTTTATATTACGAGTTTTCTTACGATGAAATCATAGGAAGGTTGGAAGAAGCGGTGCAATCTCTTCTTAATTTACCTTAA
- a CDS encoding TolC family protein, whose product MRLDKVKGVVFGFLVYGLLMSKTSFSEEKPLELTPAQAVSIFIHNNYNVLIDKYNIDKAYANYLESKAHTNPSIYMSSVQHEIRNGELRSRDSTSNIGIAKLFRMGGKRSLNMKLNYALYKSSIFTHDDNVRNLLIGFMSLYYQVIIDKIALRQAKDDLDNYEKVLKIAKYQRDYGFISSLDYFKLSVYKVNLQSAVYQAQSQYKNDLKQLKTLMRIKKPIRLKAGYPVAFLLNQKPNLKKYEELALNRFDIKAARYQLQSDLYNLKFQKAQNIPDLTFNFEIDTVGIDSEGRRYPFMIGAGLTFPLPIFDRNVGGILNAAYSIKQDKLMLKNLEDTAKTQTYQTYQNFLSAQKTFRAYVEKKKEIEKILDISQKSFALRGISVLDLLDAERTYKDFMASYRSALYQLMLSRTLLDLYSRGSL is encoded by the coding sequence ATGAGATTAGATAAAGTAAAAGGCGTTGTTTTTGGTTTCTTGGTATATGGGCTTTTAATGTCAAAAACTTCATTCTCAGAAGAAAAGCCATTAGAGCTAACACCAGCTCAAGCAGTTTCTATTTTTATACACAACAACTACAACGTTTTGATAGATAAATACAACATAGATAAAGCTTACGCAAACTACCTTGAATCAAAAGCCCATACAAATCCAAGCATATACATGTCAAGCGTACAGCACGAAATAAGAAATGGAGAATTAAGAAGTAGAGATTCCACATCAAACATAGGTATAGCTAAGCTTTTCAGAATGGGTGGCAAAAGAAGCCTAAATATGAAGTTAAACTATGCTCTTTATAAATCTTCTATTTTTACCCACGATGACAATGTAAGAAACCTTCTCATTGGATTTATGAGTCTATATTATCAAGTGATCATAGACAAAATAGCTTTAAGACAAGCTAAAGATGACCTTGATAATTATGAAAAAGTTTTAAAGATTGCAAAATATCAAAGAGATTACGGTTTTATATCAAGTCTTGATTATTTTAAATTATCTGTTTACAAAGTAAACCTGCAAAGCGCTGTATATCAAGCCCAGTCTCAATATAAAAATGATTTAAAACAGTTAAAAACCCTAATGAGAATAAAAAAACCTATACGATTAAAAGCTGGTTATCCAGTGGCATTTTTACTAAATCAAAAGCCTAACTTGAAAAAATATGAAGAGCTCGCTTTAAATAGATTTGACATAAAAGCTGCAAGATATCAACTTCAATCAGATCTTTACAATTTAAAATTTCAAAAAGCCCAAAATATACCAGATTTAACCTTTAACTTTGAAATAGATACGGTGGGAATAGACTCGGAAGGTAGAAGATATCCTTTTATGATAGGCGCTGGGCTTACTTTTCCACTTCCTATATTTGATAGAAACGTAGGTGGTATACTAAACGCAGCTTACAGTATAAAACAAGATAAACTGATGCTAAAAAACTTAGAAGATACAGCTAAAACGCAAACTTATCAGACTTATCAAAACTTTTTGAGCGCACAAAAAACCTTTAGAGCTTACGTGGAGAAAAAGAAAGAAATTGAAAAAATATTAGATATATCTCAAAAATCTTTTGCTTTAAGAGGTATATCCGTACTAGATTTGTTAGATGCGGAAAGAACTTATAAGGATTTTATGGCAAGTTACAGAAGCGCTTTGTATCAACTTATGTTAAGTAGAACGCTCTTAGATCTTTATAGTAGGGGTAGCTTATGA
- the serA gene encoding phosphoglycerate dehydrogenase, whose protein sequence is MKVLITDPISPKGVEILKKEFEVDYYPEIKFEELLEIVGNYDAIVTRSRTPITTELLERAKNLKVIGRAGVGVDNVDIETASKKGILVCNTPGANTIGATELTIGHMINVIRTIHKTHNTIMDYRWERHSFMGIELFGKTLGIIGLGNIGSQVAIRAKAFGMKVVAYDPYIPREKGDRLGVKLYDDLDEMLAISDVVTIHTPLTHETKGMINKERIAKMKDGAIVINCARGGIIVEWDLIEALKSGKLYGAGIDVFSKEPPPKELVDAFRECKNVSLSAHIGANTYESQENVGIIIAQQVTKALKGQPVDYVVNAPFPDISVITLIKPHLDLAENMGSFIAQLSTDGIKKIKVEVIGDLAQNSKPVVAAVLKGVLKSITDYPVNIINATYLAKDYGIEVEEIANEESKDFKHYIKITAYGDVQEKVVGGSLIENQIPRILQIDRFYVDVEPEGVMLVFENKDAPGVIGTIGSILGQANVNIAGFRLGRDKKGGLALGVLNLDSKVSDEVLEKLKRIPQIISMKQVIL, encoded by the coding sequence ATGAAAGTTTTAATCACCGACCCGATATCCCCAAAAGGCGTAGAGATTCTTAAAAAAGAATTTGAAGTGGATTATTATCCAGAAATCAAGTTTGAAGAGCTATTAGAAATAGTGGGAAATTACGATGCAATAGTAACAAGAAGTAGAACTCCAATTACTACCGAGCTTTTAGAAAGGGCAAAGAATCTAAAAGTAATAGGAAGGGCAGGTGTAGGTGTAGACAACGTAGATATAGAAACAGCCTCTAAAAAAGGCATTTTGGTATGTAATACGCCTGGAGCAAACACCATAGGCGCCACAGAGCTCACCATAGGACACATGATAAATGTTATAAGAACAATACACAAAACCCATAACACGATAATGGACTATAGATGGGAAAGACATAGTTTTATGGGTATTGAGCTTTTCGGAAAAACATTAGGCATAATAGGTCTAGGAAATATAGGCTCTCAAGTGGCCATAAGGGCAAAGGCCTTTGGAATGAAGGTAGTTGCCTATGATCCTTATATACCAAGAGAAAAAGGTGATAGATTGGGGGTAAAACTATACGATGATTTGGATGAAATGTTGGCAATATCTGATGTTGTCACCATCCATACACCACTAACCCATGAAACAAAAGGAATGATCAACAAAGAACGCATAGCTAAAATGAAAGATGGTGCTATTGTTATAAACTGTGCAAGAGGTGGTATCATAGTAGAGTGGGATCTTATAGAAGCTCTTAAAAGCGGAAAACTATACGGAGCTGGTATAGATGTTTTTAGCAAAGAACCACCACCAAAAGAGCTCGTTGATGCTTTTAGAGAATGTAAAAATGTATCTTTGAGCGCTCACATAGGGGCAAATACCTATGAATCTCAAGAAAATGTTGGTATCATAATAGCTCAGCAAGTAACCAAAGCCCTTAAGGGTCAGCCTGTAGATTACGTAGTAAACGCACCTTTCCCAGATATATCTGTTATAACTCTTATAAAACCTCACTTAGATTTGGCTGAAAATATGGGAAGTTTTATAGCTCAGCTTAGCACAGACGGTATAAAAAAGATAAAAGTAGAAGTTATAGGGGATTTGGCTCAAAACTCAAAACCTGTAGTAGCCGCTGTGTTAAAAGGTGTTTTAAAAAGTATAACGGATTATCCAGTAAATATAATAAATGCTACATATCTTGCAAAAGATTACGGCATAGAAGTAGAGGAAATAGCAAACGAGGAGTCCAAAGATTTTAAACATTATATAAAAATAACCGCTTACGGAGACGTACAAGAAAAAGTTGTAGGTGGTAGTCTAATAGAAAATCAAATACCTCGCATCTTGCAAATAGATAGATTCTATGTGGATGTAGAGCCAGAAGGTGTTATGCTTGTATTTGAAAACAAAGACGCACCTGGTGTAATAGGTACCATAGGGTCTATCTTAGGTCAAGCCAATGTCAATATAGCTGGCTTTAGATTAGGTAGAGATAAAAAAGGCGGATTGGCATTGGGAGTGCTAAACCTAGATTCTAAAGTAAGCGACGAAGTGTTAGAAAAACTAAAGAGAATACCACAAATTATCTCTATGAAGCAGGTAATTTTATGA
- a CDS encoding aspartate kinase, whose protein sequence is MILVQKFGGTSVGSIERIENAANKVINAIKRGYKPVVVSSAMSGETERLIKLAKAIEEHPNYRELDQLISTGEQQAIALFALMLIKKGYDAVSLCGWQIPIETDDIHFKANIKNINTKKIFELLEKNIIPVVAGFQGIDEHGDITTLGRGGSDTTAVALASYLKADCEIYTDVNGVYTTDPRIVKHAKKIDYISYEEMLEMASLGAKVMQIKSVEFAAKFGSRIHVRSSFEETEGTWIVPEEEIMEKKAVRAITADVNESRITITHIPDKPGIAAEIFKSLGESHIVVDMIVQNVSVDGFTDMSFTVNKNDAHKAEEITKKVAKQLNARDVLRDDDVAKISVVGIGMKSAYGIAGRMFEVLAANNINIKAISTSEIKISCLIDEKYTELAVRALHEEFIEKDES, encoded by the coding sequence ATGATACTGGTACAAAAGTTCGGTGGTACATCTGTTGGATCTATAGAGCGCATAGAAAATGCCGCCAACAAGGTTATAAACGCTATAAAAAGAGGCTATAAGCCTGTAGTAGTGTCTTCAGCGATGTCTGGCGAGACAGAAAGACTTATAAAGCTAGCAAAAGCTATAGAAGAGCATCCAAACTATAGAGAATTAGATCAGCTTATATCCACCGGTGAACAGCAAGCTATAGCCCTTTTTGCTCTTATGCTTATAAAAAAAGGATATGACGCTGTTAGTCTGTGCGGTTGGCAAATACCTATAGAAACAGATGATATACATTTTAAAGCCAACATTAAAAATATAAACACAAAAAAGATTTTTGAGCTTTTAGAAAAAAATATAATACCGGTAGTGGCTGGTTTTCAAGGTATAGACGAGCATGGAGATATAACCACGTTAGGAAGAGGCGGTTCTGACACTACCGCAGTGGCTTTAGCTTCATATCTAAAAGCAGATTGCGAGATATATACAGACGTCAACGGCGTTTATACCACAGATCCACGCATAGTAAAGCATGCTAAGAAGATAGATTACATATCTTACGAAGAGATGCTTGAGATGGCATCGTTGGGTGCTAAGGTAATGCAGATAAAAAGTGTTGAGTTTGCTGCAAAATTTGGCTCTCGCATACATGTTAGATCTTCTTTTGAAGAGACAGAAGGCACCTGGATAGTACCGGAGGAAGAAATTATGGAGAAAAAAGCTGTAAGAGCTATAACTGCCGATGTCAACGAATCAAGGATTACAATAACTCACATACCAGATAAACCTGGTATAGCTGCTGAGATTTTTAAGAGCTTAGGAGAATCTCACATAGTAGTAGATATGATTGTCCAAAACGTATCCGTGGATGGATTTACAGATATGTCTTTTACTGTAAACAAAAACGATGCTCATAAAGCAGAAGAGATTACCAAAAAAGTGGCTAAACAGCTAAACGCAAGAGATGTGTTAAGAGATGATGATGTAGCTAAGATATCTGTAGTAGGCATAGGTATGAAAAGTGCTTACGGTATAGCTGGACGTATGTTTGAAGTGCTTGCCGCAAACAACATAAATATAAAAGCCATATCCACTTCCGAGATAAAGATATCTTGTCTTATAGATGAAAAGTATACAGAATTAGCTGTTAGAGCCCTACATGAGGAGTTCATAGAAAAAGATGAGTCTTGA
- a CDS encoding PfkB family carbohydrate kinase, giving the protein MSLDKKRASEILDAFKSLKIAVVGDVMLDHYLFGNVERISPEAPVPVVEVLSEEYRLGGAANVASNLSHLGVNTYLCGVVGNDNANIIMSKKLKELNIENLNIVLDKPTTQKTRIIASHQQLIRIDWEDKSPFLDFKQILDKLPKDIDGIIVSDYAKGLITKDLVEALTKTYPFVAADPKPSHKHFYHNVTLLTPNEKEAKTMLNEEDIITLGKSLKTELNLTYLAITLGPKGVAFFEDDAIHTYSAKAKEVYDVTGAGDTFIAVLTASLLAGAKTNEACEIANTAAGIVVSKIGAASTTKEEILENL; this is encoded by the coding sequence ATGAGTCTTGATAAAAAAAGAGCTTCTGAAATTTTAGATGCTTTTAAAAGCTTAAAAATTGCCGTAGTGGGTGATGTGATGCTTGATCATTATCTTTTTGGCAACGTTGAAAGAATATCCCCAGAAGCGCCGGTGCCAGTGGTAGAAGTTCTTTCAGAAGAATACAGATTAGGTGGGGCTGCAAACGTGGCCTCCAACTTATCACACTTGGGAGTAAACACATACCTATGCGGTGTGGTGGGCAACGACAACGCAAATATAATAATGTCAAAAAAATTAAAAGAACTAAACATAGAAAACCTAAACATAGTCTTAGATAAACCTACCACCCAAAAAACCCGAATAATAGCTTCTCATCAACAGCTTATAAGGATAGATTGGGAAGACAAATCTCCTTTTTTAGATTTTAAGCAAATTTTAGATAAGCTTCCAAAAGATATAGACGGTATAATAGTATCTGATTATGCTAAAGGACTTATCACAAAAGACCTTGTAGAGGCTTTAACAAAAACCTATCCTTTTGTAGCAGCAGATCCAAAACCCTCCCACAAACACTTTTACCACAATGTAACCTTACTAACTCCAAACGAAAAAGAAGCCAAAACGATGTTAAATGAAGAGGATATAATAACTCTTGGTAAAAGCCTAAAAACTGAGCTAAACCTAACATATTTAGCTATAACCCTTGGACCAAAAGGTGTAGCTTTTTTTGAAGATGATGCTATTCATACTTACAGCGCAAAAGCCAAAGAAGTTTATGATGTTACTGGTGCAGGTGATACTTTTATAGCGGTTTTAACAGCGTCACTTCTGGCTGGTGCTAAAACCAACGAAGCTTGCGAGATAGCAAACACAGCAGCTGGTATAGTAGTATCAAAAATAGGAGCTGCTTCTACCACAAAAGAAGAAATATTGGAAAATCTTTAG